tctaacgatattatgtctacgtcatatatgacgagactttccgTTATACATCATGATTCATGCTCTATctattgcaaattaactctcacagtgtatgcatactggagctaaaaggtttgggccaaaaatctttcaagaaattttggagtcattcaacttctttacCGGCATTATCTAGAGTGATAAACTCAGATTTCATAGTAGAGCGAGCGATACATCTCtatttggatgatttccaagagattaCTCCTCCActaagagtaaatacatatccactcgtggattttacttcatttgacctggtgattcaatttgcatcactatattcttCCAATACTGTTGAATAGTAGTTATAATGCAAAACAATAgtttttttagtatgttttaaatactccaaaactcttttcgttgtcatccaatgagtttgattgagaTTACTCGTGAACCGACTTAGTTTATTAATAGCATATGCTATATCTAATCGCGTACACTTCATGATATTTATCATACTTCTCAATACTCTAGcacaatccaattgtgagtcacttttgccttcattctttttgaagtacaaatctcacatttattggagtcttgacaatattgaaattcaaatgCTTGAACTTGTCAAGTACATTTTCAATCACATCAGTAACTTCAATGTCTTTCATATCGAAGTTACTTTCTAGCATATGCTTAGTAACATTTATGtcaaaaatgtctcttttgatgatcaacatgtcatcaacataaaaacaaacaatgaccttgtgatttggagtgtctttaatgtaaaaacatttatcacattcattaatcttgaattcatttgtcaacatagtttggtcaaacttcacatgtcattatttgggcGCTTGTTTTTAGTCTATagagtgacttaacaagtttgcagactttcttttttttaccaGAACCACAAAGCCCTTGGGTTgttccatataaatttcttcctccaatttttcattttaaaaaaatgttttcacatccattttgaCGAATTTGAAGGTCATATACCGCAACTAGCGCAATTAACATatgaattgatgtaatcctagttagTGGCTATTATGTGTCAAACAAGGCTTTCTTATTGTCTAAAGCCTATGACAAGTCTTgctttgtatttttcaatagtttcatcaactttcttttccttttatagatccactttgaacccaaaggtttatttcctggaggaagatcaaccaactctcaagtatggttgctcaagattgaatctATCTTACTATTGACAGTCTTTTCTCAAAGAGAATGAGTCCACAAAGGACATACCTTTTAGAATATATgagactcattttcaagaagaaatgttacaaaatcaaactcgtaggaagtaatttgtccattgacatttactacgcatctgaatctctttattaaatACATTCTCCTTTAGTTCTTTCCAAGGTCGTTTAGACCTTTCACTTGACTATCTGATAGTTCAGACTTATGAACCATAAATCAACATGCTTTACTATTTGTAGCATATCTAATGAACATACAATCCACAGTTTTAAGTCCTATTTTGACCCTTTTGGGAATAGTTCcctcatttccatttctcatatggaataaactgtattggaaattgttagatcactatctttcaagagttattgCGTGTATATACTTTAAGGGAGGACAAACAATTCTCTATCAGGATACAACAAAGCATGAATAAACACAACTTTTTGTTGCTccctttcttaacaaacaaaagttttttttaaaaaataaaataaaatttgttactccctttactaacaaacaaaactttttgtttctctctttctgaacagacaaactttttgttgttctcttttgctataatgatagcacccccacaaattttgtggcaaacctgaacttataaataGGACATTCAACATTTCTTTCAAAGTTCGATTTTTTCctgtcaacaatttcattagattAAGGTGAGAATGTGCAGTAATTGgatggatgattccattttccaaatatatttctacaaaagaagattcatattctccacatctaccacttctaatcatgacaattttttttatccaactgattttcaacttcagttttatattgcctatatgtttctattgcttcatccttaccgttcaacaaataaacataacaatatctagtgcaattgttaataaaatttatgaaacactttttcccaccacgagatggtgttgacttcatatcacaaatgtcagtgtaaatcaattctaaggtattaaaattcctttcaacaacacatacttgacattttgatttattgcactagaagttaggcaaaacttctaagttgataagtttttgcaaggttttgtaattgacatgtcccaagcatttatgtcacaaacaatttgattcaagcaagtaagaacaaactGAAATACtaagtttgaaaagaccttctgtgaggtaaccttttcccactaatattttgttctttacatTCTATAACTTTCTCAAATACAGACATTGGTTTAGTGTCAACACCTTGCCCTATGTCCTTTTTAGAGGACCTTTccataacattcaatttgttaTAGAATTACCCATAACCATAGTCTCATCGGTCCAATAAGCGCAATATGacccaaatgtttgttttacaaaACAAACATAACAGATCATTTTTCAccaatgttcatgtctatacaaaaaaaatattttaatagacatcttttcatgaaaaatcacaatatttaaaGTGAAACTTATTCATCAAAGAATACAATTCTTTTCAATGAGttttataattttgtggtttcatactagtcatatcatatactagtaaagagagactcaacgaccacaatatcaattatactccaagaattttgtgggtctaacataatacaagattgtcattaaatttcatatcttgtactttcaaatttaaattagatagtaagtctaattttgtctttatcacaGGTAAAGANNNNNNNNNNNNNNNNNNNNNNNNNNNNNNNNNNNNNNNNNNNNNNNNNNNNNNNNNNNNNNNNNNNNNNNNNNNNNNNNNNNNNNNNNNNNNNNNNNNNNNNNNNNNNNNNNNNNNNNNNNNNNNNNNNNNNNNNNNNNNNNNNNNNNNNNNNNNNNNNNNNNNNNNNNNNNNNNNNNNNNNNNNNNNNNNNNNNNNNNNNNNNNNNNNNNNNNNNNNNNNNNNNNNNNNNNNNNNNNNNNNNNNNNNNNNNNNNNNNNNNNNNNNNNNNNNNNNNNNNNNNNNNNNNNNNNNNNNNNNNNNNNNNNNNNNNNNNNNNNNNNNNNNNNNNNNNNNNNNNNNNNNNNNNNNNNNNNNNNNNNNNNNNNNNNNNNNNNNNNNNNNNNNNNNNNNNNNNNNNNNNNNNNNNNNNNNNNNNNNNNNNNNNNNNNNNNNNNNNNNNNNNNNNNNNNNNNNNNNNNNNNNNNNNNNNNNNNNNNNNNNNNNNNNNNNNNNNNNNNNNNNNNNNNNNTCTAGGTTTTAATTTAAGGATGGATGGTTAGGATTAAAAGCTGAAAATCTGAATTTGGAATAAGAAAGGCTAAAATTGAAATGGGATTGGCTAGAATTGACATGAAAGGGTGGCTATAATTGGAATGAGAATTTGAATTGGGATGGCTAGATTAGAATAGAATAGgctaagaaataaataattaagaagaagttttaaaaaatgctattcaattataatactacaaatattataatatttttatataattgaaatcacttaaattttaaaacatttgaataaaataacttctttgagttttactaataattttagaaatatcttaataatatttatggTAATTTTATAAAGCACACATACtaaaatgtacaatttttagccaaaatcaattaaaatttgaaactcgaaatatattcttaaaaacacgtatttaatcgaatagcatttcAAAAAGGGTCagaggtcggtcaaaattgggtgtcaacagtgtCCCCTTTATTATCCTTTGAATTCACCATCTCCTTCTCCTTATCATTGTCAGTGTTATTCTTGGACTTCTTTTTGAACAAAGCAGGATGCTTCACGTAGCATTGATCCTCATCATGTCCTTGTATTGAACAAGTCATGCAATATTTTGGCAAATAATCATACCTTATGGGAATCCACTTCTCTTGCACTTCCCCATTCTCCTTTCTTATACCAATTTTAATACGTTTAGGAAATTCATCCAACAGATTAACCTCCACCTTTACCCTAGCACAGCTAGGCCTAGTCTTGTTTCTTGTCGCCAAGTCAACCTGTAGTGGCTTTCCTACTGCACTAGCCAGAGAAAACAAAGCCTCCTCACAGAAAAAGTTCGAAGGAAGAGATGGAAACGAGATCCAAGTCACTGCCGTTGTTGTTTCTGCTGATGGATTGAACATTGGTTCCCACTTAAAAGTCCTCATGGGATAAGACCAATTAAATTGATTAATGTAGAACACTAGTTTCGACAAGAGATGCACATAGTCCTCCATTAACGATGCTCTGATTAGAATATGGCGATTACTCAATAAACCAATAGAACACTCCCCTTTTAATTCACATTGTGTGGGGATGATTTTCCTAAGATCATGAATATCCGGCCAACCATAAGAGAATTTTCCAATAACAGCGTACTGGAGATTTTCTCGAATGATCATATTGTCCACCTCTTTTTGCTCCCAGATCACGATCGGCTCACCATGTAAAAATGTAATGGGTTTTGTAGACACAGCTGTCTCAACTGAAACTGTAGGGCAAACAACGTTCGCATACGATATTGCCGTCACAGGCCCCCCCTCTCCGGGAGGCTGGCCGCTAGCCATGGTGGCAACGCCACCAGAAAACGTCAATCAATGGCGAATAAACTAGGGTTCCAAAAATTTTGGAGACTGTTatttttgtacacccctagtccCTTCATTCTATGTATATTCTGTATAATACCATTCTTGCTCTTCTTCACCTACCTGGCCATCAGTTATTCACTCATATCTCTCCTAGCATTAATAGTAGCAGCACCAGTATCTATTTCAGAATCTGCACGAATGCATGTTGTTGGGTTTTCATGAAACTATCTCATGTCTAGATTTACCTCCATTGGCTCTCCCATGATACCTATTTGAGACGTTTGAATTTGTGAGGCGAACTCTTCCCATGTCATGTTATTTCAATGAAGGAGCAAACTGTTAAGCTTCTTCGCATTTGAGCAGATAGTTAATTTGTGATCAAAACATCTCCTGAAACACggaaaagattttaaaaactTTACCCTTTTCTAGGGTACAAACTAACAAATAAAGTTACATGGTATTTGAGTAAAGATTATGACATTTGCAGAAGCATCATTtcgtcaaaaatattttataagatGAAAAATTGTTTAAACTTTTCTGTGAAGTCAGCTAACTGATTCAAGTCAAAAACATCAAGTAGCTTACCTTCTTCTAGTGATGAGCATTCTTTCAATATTATATCATTGTTATTGGATAAAAAAACATTGCTCTCATCAGAAATCATGAAATCTAACGCAATCATCCgagaagaaaaggaagagaaTGGTGTCAATTCCTCCTTGTCGTCgattgtttttttttgaaataaaatttggaaatagAGCGTTGAGAGGAGCCAATGTCTCTTCTCCTCCATAAATTTCTCCGGATGCCACATAAATATGAATATCATTACCGAAACCACCAAGTGCTCAAAGCATACGGACAATTTCCTCAGTATTGAAGGGGATTTTCCGTTCCTTCATTCCTTATACGGATTTCTTGCCTACAAGTACCATAAGTAGGGGAATTGTATGGACTAATGGTTTACTAAAATAGGTAGTGACTCACATGTAATGTCTTCCACCACTTTTGAT
This genomic stretch from Solanum stenotomum isolate F172 chromosome 10, ASM1918654v1, whole genome shotgun sequence harbors:
- the LOC125842724 gene encoding uncharacterized protein LOC125842724, which gives rise to MASGQPPGEGGPVTAISYANVVCPTVSVETAVSTKPITFLHGEPIVIWEQKEVDNMIIRENLQYAVIGKFSYGWPDIHDLRKIIPTQCELKGECSIGLLSNRHILIRASLMEDYVHLLSKLVFYINQFNWSYPMRTFKWEPMFNPSAETTTAVTWISFPSLPSNFFCEEALFSLASAVGKPLQVDLATRNKTRPSCARVKVEVNLLDEFPKRIKIGIRKENGEVQEKWIPIRYDYLPKYCMTCSIQGHDEDQCYVKHPALFKKKSKNNTDNDKEKEMVNSKDNKGDTVDTQF